One window of Paenibacillus sp. FSL K6-3182 genomic DNA carries:
- the kynU gene encoding kynureninase: MKAITQDYSLEYAKQLDHMDKLAHLREEFYVPDGMIYLDGNSLGLISKRAERTMLEMLESWKTQTIDGWTQGERPWFFLPESLSKQMAALVGADAEEVIITGSTSTNIHQLVSTFYQPSGNRTKIMATDLDFPTDIYALQSQLRLKGYDPETHLIRVASRDGRMIEEEDIIAAMSDEISVILLPTVLYRSGQLLDIKRLTAEAHARGIIIGFDGCHSVGSIPHYFSDWDVDFALWCNYKYLNGGPGGVASLYVNKKHFGRVPGLTGWYSSNKSKQFDMEHNLTVEHTAGAYQIGTPHIFSIAPLIGALEIFEMTSIEQIREKSLHISRYMVELINHELPGLGYVLANPQEDDRRGGHISLEHDEAIRICKALKQNHVIPDYRSPNVVRLAPVALYTTYADVWQTVQILKNIIVEKQYEAFDAKRGVVA; this comes from the coding sequence TTGAAAGCGATTACGCAGGATTATTCGTTAGAGTACGCCAAACAATTAGATCATATGGATAAGCTGGCACATTTGCGCGAAGAGTTTTATGTACCTGACGGCATGATTTATTTAGACGGAAATTCGCTTGGCCTCATTTCCAAACGCGCTGAACGAACGATGCTTGAGATGCTTGAGTCATGGAAAACACAAACGATCGATGGTTGGACCCAGGGCGAGCGCCCATGGTTTTTCTTGCCTGAATCCCTTTCCAAGCAGATGGCTGCCCTTGTCGGGGCAGATGCGGAGGAAGTAATTATTACAGGTTCTACATCGACGAATATTCATCAGCTTGTGTCGACCTTCTACCAACCATCAGGCAATCGCACGAAAATAATGGCAACTGATCTCGATTTTCCGACCGACATTTATGCTCTTCAAAGCCAGCTTCGCCTAAAGGGGTATGATCCCGAGACACATCTGATTCGTGTAGCCAGCCGTGATGGCCGAATGATTGAAGAAGAGGATATTATCGCAGCAATGTCCGATGAGATCTCTGTTATACTGCTTCCTACCGTTCTATATAGAAGCGGACAATTACTAGATATTAAACGTCTAACAGCAGAAGCACATGCTCGTGGTATTATAATTGGGTTTGATGGCTGTCATTCGGTAGGCTCTATTCCTCATTATTTCAGTGATTGGGACGTGGATTTTGCGCTGTGGTGCAATTATAAATATTTGAATGGCGGACCGGGCGGCGTTGCCTCTCTTTATGTGAACAAGAAGCATTTTGGCCGTGTTCCTGGTTTAACGGGTTGGTACAGCTCTAATAAAAGCAAGCAATTCGATATGGAGCACAATTTAACAGTCGAGCACACTGCAGGCGCTTATCAAATCGGAACGCCGCATATATTCAGCATCGCACCGCTCATTGGAGCATTGGAAATTTTTGAAATGACTTCGATCGAACAAATTCGCGAGAAGTCACTGCATATATCACGCTACATGGTTGAGTTAATTAATCATGAGCTGCCGGGTCTTGGTTATGTGCTTGCAAATCCACAAGAGGATGACCGCCGCGGCGGCCATATCAGCTTGGAGCACGATGAGGCGATTCGAATATGCAAAGCTCTTAAGCAAAATCATGTCATCCCCGACTACCGTTCTCCGAACGTCGTGCGCCTTGCACCTGTTGCTCTCTACACGACCTATGCAGACGTTTGGCAAACCGTACAAATTCTCAAGAATATCATCGTAGAGAAGCAGTACGAAGCATTTGATGCCAAGCGCGGCGTTGTTGCCTAG